A region of uncultured Carboxylicivirga sp. DNA encodes the following proteins:
- a CDS encoding tetratricopeptide repeat protein, whose protein sequence is MIQRYILFLLVILSFGAPKAKAQINTDRMLAVGKNALYFEDYVLAIQYFNKVIRVKPYLSEPYFFRGLAKYYLEDYNGAEIDLNTALGKNPFLVDAYNVRGIIKSKRKEYEGAIEDYSEGLKVEPNNANLLINRGQSKSALDDFESAIEDYNTVLEKNPSMLSAYLTRGMAKIHAKDSIGALEDFTTVVERNPYMADGFATRGYLYYQMGRYEEALQDYDKVLGLKNDEAQYYMIRGSIRYQLDDLRGTMSDFEKVIELEPQNAMAYNNRGILRAQVGDLNRAVEDFSRVLAINPDDYIVLFQRAQLLVELGQYRQALNDLNIVITKYPNFGAGYQVRSIAKEHLNDTEGARLDYMTAAKIEMDRRDKSDIAEVSDSNQDDDKNSEGKPAKATRKKSDKDIRNANKLAVLDDFNEEDNDEQEFANIRGKVQNRNIFIDLEPVFGLSYFSADTIISRPKYYEKEVADFNKKKLYSEELKITNREIEAQGVRSMSIFNSINEIAEELDEKDADQELLLVRGVLYGSVANYTNSISHYDKLLSEQPNNVLALFNRAYIRHKMVEEIRAMEEEKAQMSELKLQGPLRVKDNNSDTNISDKDKGLEYVIDYDLIMADLNRVIELSPEFEFAYYNRAILNCLKRDFLQGVEDFTKAIELNPEFSEAFFNRGLTLIYLEKEDEGTADLSKSGELGIYKAYNVIKRYGTEKVATDSTEVKE, encoded by the coding sequence ATGATTCAACGATATATACTTTTCCTATTAGTGATATTGAGTTTTGGAGCTCCAAAAGCCAAAGCTCAGATTAATACAGACAGAATGCTGGCTGTTGGTAAGAATGCCTTATATTTTGAGGATTATGTTCTTGCTATACAGTATTTTAATAAAGTTATCAGAGTTAAGCCTTATTTATCAGAACCGTATTTTTTCAGAGGATTGGCGAAATACTATCTGGAAGATTATAATGGTGCTGAGATAGATTTGAATACGGCTTTAGGTAAAAACCCATTTCTGGTTGATGCCTATAACGTGAGAGGAATTATCAAGAGCAAAAGAAAAGAATACGAAGGTGCCATTGAAGACTATAGTGAAGGTCTTAAAGTAGAGCCAAATAATGCCAATCTCCTGATTAATAGAGGGCAAAGTAAATCGGCATTGGATGATTTTGAATCAGCCATTGAAGATTATAATACGGTTTTAGAGAAAAATCCTTCCATGTTGAGTGCATATTTAACCAGAGGTATGGCGAAGATTCATGCAAAAGACAGCATTGGTGCACTGGAAGATTTCACTACGGTTGTTGAGCGTAACCCTTATATGGCTGATGGTTTTGCAACCAGGGGTTACTTGTACTACCAGATGGGACGATATGAAGAGGCATTGCAGGACTATGATAAGGTGCTTGGATTAAAAAATGATGAAGCCCAGTATTACATGATTCGGGGTAGTATTCGTTACCAGTTAGACGACCTGCGGGGTACAATGAGCGACTTTGAAAAGGTTATTGAATTGGAACCACAAAATGCAATGGCATATAATAACCGTGGAATACTTAGAGCCCAGGTGGGAGATTTAAATCGTGCGGTTGAAGATTTTTCACGTGTTTTAGCCATTAATCCCGATGACTATATCGTTCTTTTCCAAAGAGCTCAATTGTTAGTTGAGCTTGGTCAGTATCGTCAGGCTTTAAATGATTTGAATATCGTAATCACCAAATATCCAAACTTTGGTGCTGGTTATCAGGTACGTTCAATTGCCAAAGAGCATTTGAATGATACAGAAGGAGCCAGACTTGATTATATGACTGCAGCAAAAATTGAGATGGATCGTCGTGATAAATCAGATATAGCTGAGGTAAGTGACTCTAATCAGGATGATGATAAAAACTCGGAAGGTAAGCCTGCAAAAGCTACACGTAAGAAGTCGGATAAAGACATCAGAAATGCTAATAAACTGGCGGTGCTTGATGACTTTAACGAAGAAGATAATGATGAACAGGAATTTGCCAATATTAGAGGTAAGGTACAGAACCGAAATATTTTTATTGATTTGGAACCTGTTTTTGGTTTGTCGTATTTCTCCGCTGACACTATTATTAGCCGACCAAAATACTATGAAAAAGAAGTAGCCGATTTCAACAAGAAGAAGTTATATTCTGAAGAGCTGAAAATCACCAACCGTGAAATTGAAGCCCAGGGAGTTCGTAGTATGAGCATTTTCAATTCAATTAATGAAATTGCTGAGGAACTGGATGAGAAGGATGCAGATCAGGAACTTCTACTTGTGCGCGGTGTTTTGTATGGTTCAGTTGCCAATTATACTAACTCAATTTCTCACTATGATAAACTTTTGTCTGAACAACCAAATAATGTATTAGCCTTATTCAATAGGGCTTATATCAGACACAAAATGGTTGAAGAGATCAGAGCCATGGAAGAAGAAAAGGCTCAAATGTCGGAGTTAAAATTGCAGGGGCCATTGAGGGTTAAGGATAATAATTCTGATACTAATATATCTGACAAAGATAAAGGATTGGAATATGTGATTGATTATGATTTAATCATGGCAGACCTGAATCGGGTTATCGAATTGTCACCTGAATTTGAGTTTGCATATTACAATCGTGCCATTCTAAACTGTTTAAAAAGAGATTTTCTTCAGGGTGTGGAGGACTTTACCAAAGCCATTGAACTCAATCCGGAATTTTCAGAAGCCTTTTTTAACAGAGGGTTGACTTTAATTTATCTTGAGAAAGAAGATGAAGGAACCGCAGATTTGAGTAAGTCTGGTGAGTTGGGTATTTACAAAGCGTATAATGTAATCAAGCGCTATGGTACGGAGAAGGTAGCTACTGATTCAACCGAAGTAAAAGAGTAG
- a CDS encoding M23 family metallopeptidase yields MRKILLSVIACCSYVIGVLAQNTSYPDFVLPLKIKAVVSGSFGELRSNHFHSGLDLTTNGKTGYKVYASDKGSVSRIKVSSGGYGKALYIDHPSGHTTVYAHMERYSDRIDSIVRARQYAEKSFEVELFFRNGEVPVERGEVIGYSGNSGSSGGPHLHYEIRNKASQRPMDPMLFRHDIEDDVKPQIQGVKIYALSSESSINSKSEDYYSPSVHYEGKFHPKGWKQVKAYGKIGVGVQVLDYLSNSWRKCGVSSIQLFANDTLVFHSLINEFSFAETRYLNAQIDYAEKLRTGKVIQRSYLLPNNKLSINKKANSYSVDVKSGQTYNMKYVITDVTGNTSELAFTIIGDEPSSFTEKVKDHRVVKYNQSLKLDTLELNVSIPSYTLYEDVELLINKQDTVVEGLLSSVYTIGDFHVPVNKFMSFGIQVNDSLLPFKEKLCMAGVTATNKIFYRGGKFEDGYIKTSTRNFGRVGLAIDTVPPNIRLTKVPSAKNYSGSLSIDVLISDDFSGVNTYECMIDGEWALFEYDAKQNLLTGNFKDLALSSGKHELIVKVADGKNNQSEFKVEFTR; encoded by the coding sequence ATGCGAAAGATACTTTTGTCGGTTATAGCTTGTTGTTCTTATGTTATTGGTGTGCTTGCTCAGAATACTTCTTACCCTGATTTTGTTTTACCATTAAAAATTAAAGCAGTCGTTAGTGGTAGTTTTGGCGAATTACGATCTAATCATTTTCATTCTGGATTGGATTTAACCACCAATGGAAAAACAGGTTATAAGGTTTATGCAAGTGATAAGGGCAGTGTTTCGCGTATTAAAGTTTCATCGGGCGGCTACGGAAAAGCCTTGTATATTGATCATCCATCCGGTCATACTACGGTGTATGCTCATATGGAGCGGTATAGTGATAGAATAGATTCGATTGTAAGAGCCAGGCAGTATGCAGAAAAATCATTTGAGGTAGAACTGTTTTTTAGGAATGGAGAAGTGCCTGTTGAACGTGGAGAGGTTATTGGTTATAGTGGTAATTCGGGAAGTTCAGGTGGACCTCATTTACATTATGAAATCAGAAATAAAGCGTCACAACGTCCCATGGATCCGATGTTGTTTAGGCATGATATAGAAGATGATGTAAAGCCACAAATTCAGGGTGTTAAAATTTATGCTCTGTCGTCAGAATCCAGTATTAATAGCAAATCTGAGGATTATTATTCACCATCAGTCCATTATGAAGGTAAATTTCATCCGAAAGGTTGGAAACAGGTAAAAGCTTATGGTAAAATTGGTGTTGGAGTACAAGTTTTAGATTATCTAAGTAATAGCTGGCGTAAATGTGGAGTTTCATCTATTCAATTATTCGCTAATGATACGTTGGTTTTTCATTCGTTGATCAATGAATTTAGTTTTGCCGAAACAAGGTATCTGAATGCGCAAATTGACTATGCTGAAAAGTTAAGGACAGGTAAGGTGATTCAACGAAGTTACCTGTTGCCCAATAATAAACTTAGCATTAATAAAAAAGCCAATAGTTATTCTGTTGATGTAAAATCAGGACAGACATACAATATGAAGTATGTTATTACAGATGTTACCGGTAATACTTCAGAGTTGGCTTTTACTATTATTGGTGACGAACCGTCATCGTTTACTGAAAAGGTAAAAGATCATAGGGTGGTTAAATATAATCAGTCGCTTAAGCTCGACACTTTGGAACTCAATGTATCAATTCCGTCTTACACACTATATGAAGATGTAGAATTGTTAATCAATAAGCAGGATACAGTCGTTGAAGGATTATTATCTTCTGTATATACAATCGGCGACTTTCATGTTCCTGTTAATAAGTTCATGTCGTTTGGTATACAGGTAAACGACTCATTATTGCCATTTAAGGAAAAACTATGCATGGCAGGTGTAACGGCTACAAATAAGATATTTTACCGCGGTGGTAAATTTGAAGATGGTTATATCAAAACTTCAACGCGTAATTTTGGAAGAGTTGGTCTGGCCATTGACACCGTACCTCCAAATATTCGTCTTACAAAAGTACCATCGGCAAAAAACTATAGTGGAAGTTTATCAATCGATGTTTTAATATCAGATGACTTTAGTGGAGTAAATACTTATGAATGTATGATTGACGGAGAATGGGCTTTGTTTGAATATGATGCTAAACAAAATTTATTAACCGGTAATTTTAAGGATCTTGCACTTAGCTCTGGAAAACATGAATTGATTGTTAAAGTAGCTGATGGCAAAAATAACCAGTCAGAATTTAAAGTTGAGTTTACCAGATAG